A segment of the Tautonia rosea genome:
AAGGATCCCGACGTGAGCTGAAGCTCGACATCATTGTCTATTGTCGGCGCTCCGAGAAGCCGGATCACCGAAACCGGAGCAATGGCCAGCCCCTTCGACCCTGTCCCATCCTGACTCGGCCGAGCCGTGCCGACCACGCTCGGCATCGCATTGCCGAACGCCTTTCGGTCGTTCATGCGTTCGTGGGCCGGAGAACCGGTCCAGATCGACCACTCCTCGACCGTGATCGGTAACACCTCCTGCCCATGACATGCTTCTCCAGTTGCGCAAAGCAGTACAACATTCACATAAGCGAACGCGAAAGGTATCCGATTCAAGAACAGTCTCATTCCAGGTGCTCGGCAGAAGAAACGCATCGGTCCAGCCCCGTGGCTCATCACCCAAGAGTGCCTAGGGTGCTTCCGGAGGATCGCGGTAGAGTCGGGCGTTGGCCCAGATCAGGCGGTCGCCCGCATCCTGATCGGGGCCATAGTCAACGACCAGCCGGAGTGTCTGGGCTCCCGCAACCGAAAGGCGAAGCGTCGTGGCCGGCGTCTCGGCGCGAAGGTCGGGATTGGCGAAAATCTCCGCGTCATCCGCGAATACCCGGCAGTCGACCCGACCAAGGCCCCTTGTCGTGTCATCAAAGCCAACCAGAGTCTCAAATGTACTGAATCGTCCGTTCAGATCGTAGGTCAGCTCGCAATGCGAGTGCACTGCCAGCCCGCGATCGAAGGTCTGGCCATTGATCGTCAGCGGCCCTCCACGAAGAGATTCGTCTCGTCTCCAGGGAATCAGGCGGCCGAAGTAGGGCGTTTGCTCGACGCGAGCGGGTTCGAGGTCGGAGAGATACGTCATTCGAGTCCCCTGGAACCGAACCGATTGGACCTCCGAGGCCGGCACCTTCAACGTCGCTCCCCAGACGGTCTCGATCGTCCAGGTCGTGCCGTCAATCGCTCGCCAGAAGCCGGAGAGAGCCTGATCTTCGGTCATCGAGAGCCTCGCGATCGGCTCGTCAGGCTCAGGGTCGACCGGGGCTGGTCCCTCGGCAAGCACAATCCCCTCGACCAGCCTCAGGGGCACCGTGCGACTCTGGTCCTGGTAGATCATCCGGATGCGGTCCCCCTCCATGCCTTCAATGATTCCGGCCACCGCCACGATCTCACCACCTCGGGTTCGGGCGAGCAAGACGTCTTCGGCGCCTCGGGTATCGAGGCGTTCGGAGAACGTACCCTCCGGTTCGATCCGGTCGATCACCTCCACGCGGACTCCTCGGATCCGACCGAGCGGGATCGCGATCGTCTCCGACGCTCCCCAAGGAAGCGAAAGAATGAGCGATTTTTCATCTATTGCGGTGAGTGTGCCGGACAGCTCCTGCCCATCCTTAAGGAACACACGAACGTCGTACCCGGTCGAGTTCGCGGGCAGATCGGCATCGACCACGTGAGCCGGGTCGGTGCTCTGGTCGACCTTCACGGTGAGAGACGCGGACTGCTGATCCGCGTAGGTCAGATTGATCTGGAATGATTTGCCGTTGCAGTCTCCTGCAGGGGGTTCGAGGAACAGGTCGGCGTGGGGACGTTTTCCCGAGCGTTTCAGCACGAGCGGCCAGTCCGTTGATCCGCTGGTGTCAAGTCGCCAGCGGCTCTGGCCCTCGTCGGTCTGGCACGAAGCGACAATTTGAGTGAGTTCCGCGTCGCGAAGACCGGAAAGCCTGAGATGAAGGTCGCGGATGCCGTTTGGTTCCGGTTCCGCACGAGGGGCCTGAGTTGATCGCGAGGTCGAAGGGGTTGGGGTGGTCCTCGGAACCACGGTCCCCGGTGGCGGCAACGGTGCATCCTTCTCAGGATCGCCACCTACGGCTGGGTGTTCCTCGCTGGAGGGTTTGGCGTTCTCGGCCGTTGCCGAATGCGGGCCGGTCAGATCCACATTCGGTTGACCGAGAAAACGACCCGACAACGTGACGGTGCGTTCAAACCGGACCACATCGAGCTCATCAAGTGGGATGATCGCCTTCGGCTCGGGCGTTACGGGCGCTTCCGACGCTGCTTCGGGTGATGGGGCAGAAGCGTTCCCGGCGGACGGCGGAGGGGGGGGCGGGTTGTTCTCCCGGACCGCAGCGATCGTCCCATTGAGCGTTGCCTCGACCCGGATGGGAGCCTCCTCCGGGCCAGCGATTCGCTCCACAATCACCACTTCCTCCAGCCTTGCGACGTTCCCCTCGACGGTCGAACTCCCGGTCACAGACGGAGCCTCCGTCGGGGCAGTCGATTGCTCGGGCCTGGCCGGGCCGACCTGAAGCGAGCCGTCTTCCAGGCCGATTGGCTCTCCGTAGACGACCTGACCGTGAATTGTGCGGACGGCCGTGCCCAGCCCTCGAAGCTGGTCGGCGTGGACGGTCACCGATTTGATCAACACATCGACAGATTCGGCACCATTGCGGTTCAGGGCGAATACCTTCAGACCGATCAGGTCGCCATTCCCGAGGGGCATCTGTCCGAGGTCTCGCGGGCTCTCAGAGGCGGCATCGAGCACGCGATAGGAGAGCGTCGATCCATCGCGTTGCACGATCAATCGGAACGAATCCCCCTCGGCTGGGAAGGTAGGGCGGGGGGGCTTCGCATCGCGGGCAGCGGGATTGTTCCCGGGAGCAATCATCCTCATCTGTGACGGTTGCCGAGGGGCATTTCTGGGCTGATTGACCACGCGGTAACGGATCGAACCATCCGGCTCGGTCACGCGGACCAGGGTGGCGTCGGGCTGATCCAGGGTCTGGGTGGCGACGGAAAGCCCGACGGCCACTCCGTCCTCCTGCGTTGGGGTCGGCAGCGATCGCACCTCCATTTCGACCTGGATGGTGGCATTACCGACGATGCGCAAGTTGGATGGCGACTTCCAGCCG
Coding sequences within it:
- a CDS encoding NPCBM/NEW2 domain-containing protein — encoded protein: MWIATILVIGTSVLAGPFDDYSRSFDTEAIALEPLASERYGKEDAFLFESEGLRLRVNAKDEETGWKSPSNLRIVGNATIQVEMEVRSLPTPTQEDGVAVGLSVATQTLDQPDATLVRVTEPDGSIRYRVVNQPRNAPRQPSQMRMIAPGNNPAARDAKPPRPTFPAEGDSFRLIVQRDGSTLSYRVLDAASESPRDLGQMPLGNGDLIGLKVFALNRNGAESVDVLIKSVTVHADQLRGLGTAVRTIHGQVVYGEPIGLEDGSLQVGPARPEQSTAPTEAPSVTGSSTVEGNVARLEEVVIVERIAGPEEAPIRVEATLNGTIAAVRENNPPPPPPSAGNASAPSPEAASEAPVTPEPKAIIPLDELDVVRFERTVTLSGRFLGQPNVDLTGPHSATAENAKPSSEEHPAVGGDPEKDAPLPPPGTVVPRTTPTPSTSRSTQAPRAEPEPNGIRDLHLRLSGLRDAELTQIVASCQTDEGQSRWRLDTSGSTDWPLVLKRSGKRPHADLFLEPPAGDCNGKSFQINLTYADQQSASLTVKVDQSTDPAHVVDADLPANSTGYDVRVFLKDGQELSGTLTAIDEKSLILSLPWGASETIAIPLGRIRGVRVEVIDRIEPEGTFSERLDTRGAEDVLLARTRGGEIVAVAGIIEGMEGDRIRMIYQDQSRTVPLRLVEGIVLAEGPAPVDPEPDEPIARLSMTEDQALSGFWRAIDGTTWTIETVWGATLKVPASEVQSVRFQGTRMTYLSDLEPARVEQTPYFGRLIPWRRDESLRGGPLTINGQTFDRGLAVHSHCELTYDLNGRFSTFETLVGFDDTTRGLGRVDCRVFADDAEIFANPDLRAETPATTLRLSVAGAQTLRLVVDYGPDQDAGDRLIWANARLYRDPPEAP